From Cheilinus undulatus linkage group 17, ASM1832078v1, whole genome shotgun sequence, one genomic window encodes:
- the LOC121525589 gene encoding coiled-coil domain-containing protein 152-like, with amino-acid sequence MAKENRVNIEKVLEVFNELEQKVTEVHNKNTALEVTLEDANRHLKFHKTKEKSLIEERDSLLATVNCLQQTLQEQMNLRVENDSLKSGMMELKQQNERTAQAGEAEVQRLVGEMRAEVEKHQRELEAVRQLCKSELEDAQREAFNQMETKDAEVKNLLEKKELELEEMRKKLKEQEREKQSELLKLQMEFGAKLARVQSTAQLSQQQQQQQHGSNLLPQSVFKRKLQFFQEEKNREIEALRQRIKELEENQRAGGHSVNSLKRRKVQFV; translated from the exons ATGGCGAAGGAAAACCGTGTTAATATTGAGAAAGTTTTGGAGGTGTTCAATGAACTAGAACAG AAAGTTACAGAAGttcacaacaaaaacactgcTTTAGAGGTCACGCTTGAAGATGCCAATAGACACCTGAAATTTCACAAGACCAAGGAGAAAAGCTTGATTGAAG AGCGTGACAGTCTTCTGGCCACAGTGAACTGTCTGCAGCAGACTCTGCAGGAGCAGATGAACCTCAGAG TGGAGAATGACAGCCTGAAGAGCGGCATGATGGAACTAAAACAACAGAATGAGAGGACAGCACAG gCTGGAGAGGCTGAGGTTCAGCGATTGGTTGGTGAAATGAGAGCAGAAGTAGAGAAACACCAGAGGGAGCTAGAGGCTGTGAGGCAGCTGTGCAAGAGCGAGCTGGAGGACGCTCAGAGGGAGGCTTTCAATCAGA TGGAAACTAAAGATGCTGAGGTAAAGAATCTTCTGGAGAAGAAGGAATTAGAACTGGAGGAAATGAGGAAGAAGCTGAAGgagcaggagagggagaagCAGAGCGAGCTCCTCAAGCTACAGATGGAG TTTGGTGCTAAGTTAGCCAGAGTTCAGAGTACAGCTCAGTTGAgccaacagcagcaacagcaacagcacGGCTCCAACCTTCTTCCTCAGAGTGTCTTCAAGAGG AAGCTTCAGTTCTTCCAGGAGGAGAAGAACAGAGAGATTGAGGCCTTGCGTCAGAGAATCAAAGAGCTGGAAGAGAACCAGCGTGCCGGAGGCCACAGTGTTAACTctctaaagaggagaaaggtCCAGTTTGTTTAG
- the nim1kb gene encoding serine/threonine-protein kinase NIM1: MTLSSPAAEMPGSQYQVPSAKIHHSQYSLTDSSDFGPEDEDANGQPRLTPLQKLTTDLCKDEKTIKELIIGRRVGFYKVRGEIGSGTFSRVKMAFNALTKDKVAIKILDKTRLDHQAQRLLSREISSMEALQHPNVVRLYEVVDTPSRLYLVLEYAGGGDLHNRICNEGKLSDNSCKITFAQILSAIKYMHNINIIHRDLKAENVLFTCTGCVKVGDFGFSTRVSNRNDTLDTFCGSPPYAAPELFRDEYYLGPQVDVWAMGVLLFFMVTGTMPFRAETMGKLRRCIIEGIYIIPPWVPGPCQRLIKGILKPVPAERYAIDQMLGCDWLLPVEFPWSLVPPEPVSPLQSLLDLDRGDLEEEVEEEVRGMMEELGFTPEHLENNLVKDSRSPLTGVYRILLHRAQKRRGCDTPPVVRGMVRDPKREGLRAYRGLRHTSKFCVIS; encoded by the exons ATGACCCTATCCTCCCCTGCTGCAGAAATGCCTGGAAGTCAGTACCAAGTGCCAAGCGCCAAAATCCACCACAGTCAGTACAGTCTGACAGACAGCTCTGATTTCGGCCCAGAGGATGAGGATGCTAATGGCCAGCCACGCCTCACACCCCTGCAGAAGCTCACCACTGACCTCTGCAAGGATGAGAAGACCATCAAGGAGCTTATTATTGGCCGCAGGGTGGGCTTCTACAAAGTCCGAGGGGAGATTGGGAGCGGGACCTTCTCCAGGGTCAAAATGGCTTTCAATGCTCTGACCAAAG ACAAAGTAGCCATAAAGATCCTGGACAAGACCAGGCTGGACCACCAGGCCCAGCGTCTGCTCTCCAGGGAGATCAGCAGCATGGAGGCCCTCCAGCACCCCAACGTTGTCCGTTTGTACGAGGTGGTGGACACGCCGAGCCGCCTCTACCTGGTGCTGGAGTATGCAGGAGGAGGAGACCTCCACAACAGGATCTGCAATGAGGgaaaactgtcagacaacagCTGCAAGATCACCTTTGCCCAGATCCTGTCTGCCATCAAATACATG CACAACATCAACATCATTCATAGGGACCTGAAGGCTGAGAACGTTCTGTTCACCTGCACTGGCTGTGTGAAGGTTGGAGACTTTGGATTCAGCACGAGGGTTTCAAATCGCAACGACACCCTGGACACCTTCTGTGGCTCCCCACCGTACGCCGCCCCCGAGCTCTTCAGGGACGAGTACTACCTAGGCCCTCAGGTAGACGTATGGGCCATGGGGGTCCTGCTTTTCTTCATGGTGACTGGCACTATGCCCTTCCGTGCTGAGACCATGGGGAAGCTACGCCGCTGCATCATTGAAGGCATCTACATCATCCCCCCCTGGGTGCCGGGCCCCTGCCAGAGGCTCATCAAAGGCATCTTGAAGCCAGTCCCTGCCGAGCGCTACGCCATTGACCAGATGCtgggctgtgattggctctTACCTGTGGAGTTTCCCTGGTCCTTAGTGCCTCCTGAGCCTGTGAGCCCCTTGCAGAGCTTGCTGGATCTGGATCGAGGAGATctagaggaggaggtggaggaggaggtcaGGGGCATGATGGAGGAGCTGGGCTTCACCCCAGAGCACCTGGAGAACAATCTGGTCAAGGACAGCCGCAGCCCGCTCACTGGCGTTTATCGAATCCTGCTGCACCGGGCCCAGAAGAGGAGGGGCTGTGACACTCCCCCTGTGGTCAGAGGGATGGTCAGGGACCCCAAGAGGGAGGGGCTCCGGGCCTACAGGGGCCTCAGACACACCTCCAAATTCTGTGTGATATCATAA
- the gadd45gb.1 gene encoding growth arrest and DNA-damage-inducible, gamma b, tandem duplicate 1, which yields MTLEEVLIQKSTERAQCTGKALEEVLVSAKDNDSLTVGVYECAKVMNLDPDSVSFCVLAMDEEFECDIALQIHFTLIQSFCFDNDISIVRVSDMQRLAEIVGDKAEQLEDAHCVLITNPAEGSWEDPALEKLHVFCEESRRLNDWVPEISLPER from the exons ATGACTCTTGAGGAAGTTCTGATCCAGAAAAGCACCGAGCGTGCCCAGTGCACCGGCAAAGCCCTAGAGGAGGTCCTGGTGTCTGCTAAGGACAACGACTCCCTCACCGTGGGCGTCTACGAGTGCGCAAAAGTGATGAATCT TGACCCGGACAGTGTGTCCTTCTGCGTCCTGGCCATGGATGAGGAGTTTGAGTGTGACATCGCTCTGCAGATCCACTTCACCCTCATCCAGTCCTTCTGCTTCGACAACGACATCAGCATCGTCAGAGTGAGCGACATGCAGCGTCTGGCTGAGATTGTTGGTGACAAGGCCGAGCAGCTCGAAGATGCTCACTGCGTCCTCATCACG AACCCAGCTGAAGGGTCGTGGGAGGATCCAGCTCTGGAGAAGCTGCACGTGTTCTGTGAGGAGAGTCGTCGTCTGAACGACTGGGTCCCTGAGATCAGCCTCCCTGAGCGTTGA
- the LOC121525435 gene encoding growth arrest and DNA damage-inducible protein GADD45 gamma-like produces MQSPGKSLKEALLCAQSEDRLTVGVYESAKIMTDDPDSVSFCVLAMDEEFECDIALQIHFTLIQSFCFDNDISIVRVSDMQRLAEIVGDKAEQLEDAHCVLITNPAEGSWEDPALEKLHVFCEESRRLNDWVPEISLPER; encoded by the exons ATGCAGTCTCCTGGAAAATCTCTGAAGGAAGCCCTGCTCTGTGCTCAGAGCGAGGATCGACTCACTGTTGGAGTCTACGAGAGCGCCAAAATCATGACTGA TGACCCGGACAGTGTGTCCTTCTGTGTCCTGGCCATGGATGAGGAGTTTGAGTGTGACATCGCTCTGCAGATCCACTTCACCCTCATCCAGTCCTTCTGCTTCGACAACGACATCAGCATCGTCAGAGTGAGCGACATGCAGCGTCTGGCTGAGATTGTTGGTGACAAGGCCGAGCAGCTCGAAGATGCTCACTGCGTCCTCATCACG AACCCAGCTGAAGGGTCATGGGAGGATCCAGCTCTGGAGAAGCTGCACGTGTTCTGTGAGGAGAGTCGTCGTCTGAACGACTGGGTCCCTGAGATCAGCCTCCCTGAGCGTTGA